The Natrinema saccharevitans genome includes the window CTGTAGCCGGCCGCGGGACGGATCGCTCTCGAGCGCCAGCGATCGCTGTGGCGGAGTCTCGATCGGGAGTGTGAGTCCCGGAACAGTTATGTTGCGTAGCTATCAAGTATCCGGTATGGAGGTGCCGGGAGCGATCGCCGAACCGCAGTGGCGCGAGCCGATCGTCGCGGGGGTCGCCTCGGTGCCGGTCACGCTCGTCTGCCAGTGGCGGTCCGCCGGCACCTACGTCTTCGTACCCGTGCTTCTCGCGGGGCTGCTCGTCGGGTATCTGTTCGCCGAGCGCCCGCCCTCGAGCCGCCGGGCCGGGACGCGAGCCGGACTGGTCGGCGGACTCGCCCTGCTTGGGGACGGGGTCCGGTACCTCACGGACATCCCCGAGT containing:
- a CDS encoding DUF5518 domain-containing protein yields the protein MEVPGAIAEPQWREPIVAGVASVPVTLVCQWRSAGTYVFVPVLLAGLLVGYLFAERPPSSRRAGTRAGLVGGLALLGDGVRYLTDIPEYSFPIGLSVLAGLYTVLVVVLYAGYFGLVGGLGGLVGGWLANWIDGPRSEPVAR